A stretch of Pelecanus crispus isolate bPelCri1 chromosome 3, bPelCri1.pri, whole genome shotgun sequence DNA encodes these proteins:
- the SSTR4 gene encoding somatostatin receptor type 4 — translation MSADAEQPPAGAQAAGVPLWTASSWAASEVPPNTSAAAGEAGRQQGQAEWGGRAGEIAGMVVIQCIYALVCLLGLLGNSLVIFVILRYAKMKTATNIYLLNLAIADELFMLSIPFVATSAALHHWPFGRALCRTVLGVDGLNMFTSVFCLTVLSLDRYIAVVHPLRAATYRRPRVAKMVNGGVWLLSLLVASPIPIFAGTATTRDGQAVACNLLWPSPAWSAAFVVYTTLLGFLLPVLAMGLCYLLIVGKMRAVAQRVGWQQRRRSEGKLTRLVLMVVAMFVVCWMPFYVVQLVNLLLPGRLDATVNNASLILSYSNSCANPILYGFLSENFRHSFHGVLRRCLDASLCCCHARAGAAEEEEEEEEEPLDYCAAPRGDDKGKGCMCPPLPCQQEPVHPEPCCKPGPLLTKTTAF, via the coding sequence ATGAGCGCCGACGCCGAGCAGCCGCCGGCGGGGGCCCAGGCGGCCGGCGTGCCCCTCTGGACCGCATCCAGCTGGGCCGCCTCCGAGGTGCCCCCCAACACCAGCGCGGCCGCCGGGGAGGCCGGCCGGCAGCAGGGGCAGGCGGAGTGGGGCGGCAGGGCGGGCGAGATCGCGGGCATGGTGGTGATCCAGTGCATCTACGCCCTGGTGTgcttgctggggctgctgggcaaCTCCCTGGTGATCTTCGTCATCCTGCGCTATGCCAAGATGAAGACGGCCACCAACATCTACCTGCTCAACCTGGCCATCGCCGACGAACTCTTCATGCTCAGCATCCCCTTCGTGGCCACGTCGGCCGCCCTGCACCACTGGCCCTTCGGCCGGGCCCTGTGCCGCACCGTGCTGGGCGTCGACGGGCTCAACATGTTCACCAGCGTCTTCTGCTTGACCGTCCTCAGCCTGGACCGCTACATTGCGGTGGTGCACCCGCTGCGGGCAGCCACCTACCGCCGTCCTCGGGTGGCCAAGATGGTCAACGGCGGCGTGTGGCTCCTCTCCTTGCTGGTGGCCTCACCCATCCCCATCTTCGCCGGTACGGCGACCACCCGCGATGGCCAAGCGGTGGCCTGCAACCTCCTGTGGCCGAGCCCGGCCTGGTCGGCCGCTTTTGTGGTCTACACCACCTTGCTGGGCTTCCTGCTGCCGGTGTTGGCCATGGGGCTGTGCTACCTGCTGATCGTGGGCAAGATGCGGGCGGTGGCGCAGCgggtgggctggcagcagcgcCGGCGCTCCGAGGGCAAGCTGACGCGCCTGGTGCTGATGGTGGTCGCCATGTTCGTGGTCTGCTGGATGCCCTTCTACGTGGTGCAGCTGGTCAACCTCCTGCTGCCCGGCCGCCTGGATGCCACCGTCAACAACGCCTCCCTCATCCTCAGCTACTCCAACAGCTGCGCCAACCCCATCCTCTACGGCTTCCTCTCCGAAAATTTCCGGCACTCCTTCCACGGCGTGCTGCGCCGCTGCCTCGAcgccagcctctgctgctgccacgCCAGGGCGGGGGccgccgaggaggaggaggaggaggaggaagagcccCTCGACTACTGCGCCGCTCCCCGGGGGGACGACAAGGGCAAGGGCTGCATgtgcccacccctgccctgccagcaggaGCCCGTGCACCCCGAGCCCTGCTGCAAGCCCGGACCCCTCCTCACAAAGACCACCGCCTTCTAG
- the THBD gene encoding thrombomodulin yields the protein MRRLLLPLLLAGLGLGLRGEPAPGPPSGALCLEHDCFGVFWAALPFAEAEEACKAGGGHLMTVRSTVAEDAIALLLQNRSGRLWLGLSRPQGCSQPAQRLRGFQWVTGDRSTDYANWAPSAWRCGERCVAVSRELRWEERRCDAPADGFLCEYGYPGSCPRLQPAEGLAITYATPFGARGGDFTALPPLSIASVPAMGLELRCDEDGENRGLRWGRDAPGAWPCRLANGGCEGACGEEAGGPRCSCPDGKALALDGRSCSSPCAGAPCQHHCVVTGSSFLCMCDSGYRLAADGSSCEDDDDCAASPKVCEQVCVNTEGGFECHCHSGYEMLEGRCRLVSRCYEAPCEQRCEDVPGGYRCGCFPGYAVDPQAPTRCVLHCNLSQCPAECDPHTLVCECPEGFLLDGDAGSGQVCMDIDECDMNYCPHNCTNHPGGYECHCHAGYRLLNQNHCVKITEEEEDGEGAYSGDFGPAPQTPVPSRTPPMAEHLHPGVLVGIAVGVLSAALALLALGYHLAKKRCRPPVTMDYKCSGPHEKEMGLQPVASRCAASGQKL from the coding sequence ATGCGGCGGctcctgctgccgctgctgctggccgggctggggctggggctccggGGGGAGCCGGCGCCGGGGCCCCCTTCGGGCGCGCTGTGCTTGGAGCACGATTGCTTCGGCGTTTTTTGGGCCGCCCTGCCCTTCGCCGAGGCCGAGGAGGCGTGCaaggcgggcggcgggcaccTGATGACCGTCCGCTCCACGGTGGCGGAGGATGCCATCGCCTTGCTGCTGCAGAACCGCAGCGGGAGGCtgtggctggggctgagccGGCCGCAGGGTTGCAGCCAGCCGGCCCAGCGCCTCCGCGGCTTCCAGTGGGTGACGGGCGACCGCAGCACCGACTACGCCAACTGGGCGCCTTCGGCGTGGCGGTGCGGCGAGCGGTGCGTGGCCGTGTCGCGGGAGCTGCGCTGGGAGGAGCGGCGGTGCGACGCGCCGGCCGATGGCTTCCTCTGCGAGTACGGCTACCCGGGCAGCTGCCCGCGCCTGCAGCCCGCCGAAGGGTTGGCCATCACCTACGCCACCCCTTTCGGTGCCCGCGGCGGGGACTTCACGGCGCTTCCCCCTCTCAGCATCGCCAGCGTCCCCGccatggggctggagctgcGCTGCGACGAGGACGGCGAAAACAGGGGCCTGCGCTGGGGCCGAGACGCCCCCGGGGCCTGGCCTTGCCGCCTGGCCAACGGCGGCTGCGAGGGGGCTTGCGGCGAGGAGGCCGGCGGGCCGCGCTGCTCCTGCCCCGACGGCAAGGCGCTGGCCCTCGACGGCCGCAGCTGCAGCTCGCCCTGCGCCGGCGCGCCCTGCCAGCACCACTGCGTCGTCACCggctcctccttcctctgcatgTGCGACTCCGGCTACCGGCTGGCCGCCGACGGCAGCAGCTGCGAGGACGACGACGACTGCGCCGCGTCGCCGAAGGTGTGCGAACAAGTCTGCGTCAACACCGAGGGCGGCTTCGAGTGCCACTGCCACAGCGGCTACGAGATGCTGGAAGGGCGCTGCCGGCTCGTTTCCCGCTGCTACGAGGCGCCCTGCGAGCAGCGGTGCGAGGACGTGCCCGGCGGCTACCGCTGCGGCTGCTTCCCCGGCTACGCTGTCGACCCGCAGGCGCCCACCCGCTGCGTGCTGCACTGCAACCTCAGCCAGTGCCCGGCCGAGTGCGACCCGCACACCCTGGTCTGCGAGTGCCCCGAGGGCTTCTTGCTGGACGGCGACGCCGGCAGCGGGCAGGTCTGCATGGACATCGACGAGTGCGACATGAACTACTGCCCGCACAACTGCACCAACCACCCCGGCGGCTACGAGTGCCACTGCCACGCCGGCTACCGGCTCCTCAACCAGAACCACTGCGTCAAAATcacggaggaggaggaggacggggagggGGCATACTCGGGGGATTTCGGGCCCGCGCCCCAGACGCCCGTCCCCAGCCGGACCCCACCGATGGCGGAGCACCTCCACCCCGGCGTGCTGGTGGGCATCGCCGTGGGCGTCCTCTCCGCGGCACTGGCCCTGCTAGCCCTGGGGTACCACCTGGCCAAGAAGCGCTGCCGGCCCCCCGTCACCATGGATTACAAGTGCAGCGGCCCCCACGAAAAGGAGATGGGACTTCAGCCGGTCGCCTCGCGGTGTGCCGCCTCCGGCCAGAAACTGTAG
- the CD93 gene encoding complement component C1q receptor, translated as MAVVRLPLLLQLLLLLPLLLLLLLRGSGGEDAEVVCAGTACYTLHRAELGWNKAQERCRHDGGNLAPVRSPGEAEQLRGLLAAAGWPGPAWIGLWLSRGRCVQPQELLRGFAWVAGRESGNYSAWLSEPAITCLSSRCVSLRPAGPPGTTAVGWADHSCRALLPAFLCKFSFRGMCGPLPLAGPGRVLYTTPFGVRSPQLAAAPFGTLAEADCEGGEDGGTPAFALCKGPLEGGGFAWHPPGPLCPAACAHRNGGCQHRCLEAPGEPPRCACHPGYVLAPDMASCLPEDACHPNPCQGTCRTRPGGFECGCEDGYALAPDGHRCLDVDECLAGPCQHECRNTAGSFVCLCPPGYRPAGPGGRHCRDEDECAQPGVCPQLCLNVPGSFHCACRPGYQRQPGGGDACLDVDECLRDPCPGPCRNLPGGFKCLCLPGFLPEEDGHGCHAAPTAGEEPTGAPNSTLRTTGIPQTTGIPWTTGIPQTTGIPRTAGAPWTTGIPQTPGIPLGVPPPAPTAVGSAPGPEHSADGPRLLLYYILGSLVAILLLLAFALALLACRKRAAKREKRPAKSAADNYCWVPEQPESRGAGGERSGWEKR; from the exons ATGGCTGTCGTCcggctgccgctgctgctgcagctgctgctgctgctgccgctgctgctgctgctgctgctgcgggggtCTGGCGGGGAGGACGccgaggtggtctgcgccggcACCGCTTGCTACACCCTGCACCGAGCCGAGCTGGGCTGGAACAAGGCCCAGGAGCGCTGCCGGCACGACGGCGGAAACCTGGCTCCGGTACGCAGCCCCGGGGAGGCCGAGCAGCTGCGGGGGCTGCTGGCGGCGGCCGGCTGGCCGGGCCCGGCTTGGATCGGGCTGTGGCTGTCGCGGGGCCGGTGCGTCCAGCCGCAGGAGCTGCTGCGGGGTTTCGCCTGGGTGGCCGGCAGGGAGTCCGGGAACTACTCGGCCTGGCTTTCCGAGCCCGCCATCACCTGCCTCAGCTCCCGCTGCGTCAGCCTGCggccggccgggccccccggGACCACCGCCGTCGGCTGGGCCGACCACTCCTGCcgagccctgctgccagccttcCTCTGCAAGTTCAGCTTCCGAGGGATGTGCGGGCCCCTGCCGctggccgggcccggccgggtCCTCTACACCACCCCTTTTGGGGTCCGCAGCCCCCAGCTGGCGGCCGCCCCTTTCGGCACGCTGGCGGAGGCCGACTGCGAGGGGGGCGAGGACGGGGGGACGCCGGCTTTCGCCCTCTGCAAGGGGCCGCTGGAGGGGGGCGGCTTCGCCTGGCACCCCCCCGGACCCCTCTGCCCCGCCGCCTGCGCCCATCGCAACGGGGGCTGCCAGCACCGCTGCTTGGAGGCGCCCGGCGAGCCCCCGCGCTGCGCCTGCCACCCCGGCTACGTCCTGGCCCCCGACATGGCCTCCTGCCTGCCCGAGGACGCCTGCCACCCCAACCCATGCCAGGGGACCTGCCGGACGCGGCCCGGCGGCTTCGAGTGCGGCTGCGAGGACGGCTACGCCCTGGCACCCGACGGCCACCGCTGCCTGGACGTGGACGAGTGCCTGGCCGGGCCCTGCCAGCACGAGTGCCGCAACACGGCCGGCAGCTTCGTCTGCCTCTGCCCGCCCGGCTaccggccggcggggcccggtGGCCGCCACTGCCGCGACGAGGACGAGTGCGCCCAGCCCGGCGTCTGCCCGCAGCTCTGCCTCAACGTCCCCGGCTCCTTCCACTGCGCTTGCCGGCCCGGCTACCAGCGCCAGCCCGGCGGCGGCGATGCCTGCCTGGACGTGGACGAGTGCCTGCGGGACCCCTGCCCCGGGCCCTGCCGCAACCTGCCCGGCGGCTTCAAGTGCCTCTGCCTGCCCGGCTTCCTCCCGGAGGAGGATGGACATGGCTGCCATGCTGCACCCACCgctggagaggagcccacgggGGCCCCCAACAGCACCCTGCGGACCACGGGCATCCCCCAGACCACGGGCATCCCCTGGACCACGGGCATCCCCCAGACCACGGGCATCCCCCGGACCGCGGGTGCTCCGTGGACCACGGGCATCCCCCAAACCCCGGGCATCCCTCTCGGggtgccgccgccggcccccacAGCAGTCGGTTCGGCACCCGGCCCCGAGCACAGCGCCGACGGCCCCAGGCTGCTCCTCTACTACATCCTGGGTAGCCTGgtagccatcctgctgctgctggcctttgccctggccctgctggctTGCAGGAAGAGGGCGGCCAAGCGGGAGAAGCGGCCGGCCAAAAGCGCGGCGGACAACTACTGCTGGGTGCCCGAGCAGCCGGAgagccgcggggcgggcggcgagcGCAG TGGCTGGGAGAAGCGGTGA